AGGAAACACCTAAAAGTTGAAAGGCAGCGTAAAGACTTTGTTATAAAATTAGCAAGGTGCGTAATCCAGTCTAGTGATTTGGTAGCCATTGAAGACTTACAGGTAAAAAACATGGTAAAGAATCATCATTTAGCTAAATCAATTAGTGATGCTTCTTGGTCGATGTTTAGACAATGGCTTGAATATTTCGGTCAGGTATTTGGAGTACCAGTTGTAGCTGTTCCTCCGAACTATACATCGCAGGATTGTTCTAATTGCGGTACGGTAGTTAAGAAAACTTTAAGTACTAGAA
This genomic stretch from Argonema galeatum A003/A1 harbors:
- a CDS encoding RNA-guided endonuclease InsQ/TnpB family protein, producing RKHLKVERQRKDFVIKLARCVIQSSDLVAIEDLQVKNMVKNHHLAKSISDASWSMFRQWLEYFGQVFGVPVVAVPPNYTSQDCSNCGTVVKKTLSTRTHQCHHCGHIQDRDWNAAINILNIALSILNKMLENTVGQTGINASRENDLCLVGSTQLSKPTRGKRKPKEQSLESRAIFGTPN